In bacterium, the DNA window CATTACGCTCGCGCTTGCGGCTTCCGCGCTCGGCACCTTTCCGATTCTGCTCAGCGCCAACGAAGAACAGCAGAAGCGTTATCTGCCCGATCTTGCCGAAGGAAAGTATCTTGCCGCTTTCGGATTGACCGAACCCAACGCGGGTTCAGACGCGGGTTCGATGAGAACGCGCGCCGTGCGCGACGGTGACGACTACATTCTGAACGGTTCGAAGATCTTCATTACCAATGGCGGCGCGGCGCACATTTATACCATCATCGCCGTGACGGATCCGACGAAAGGGTCGCGCGGCACGACCGCGTTCATCGTGCAGGATGATTACCCCGGCTTCAAGGTCGGCAAGCACGAGGACAAGATGGGCATTCGCGCGTCGGCAACGAATGAGATTATTTTTGAAGACTGCCGCGTTCCCGTCGCAAATCGCATCGGTCAAGAGGGTCAAGGGTTTCTCGTGGCGATGAAGACGCTCGACAAGTCTCGTCCCGGTGTCGCGGCGCAGGCGCTCGGCATCGCGCAAGGCGCGTTTGATCTGGCCGTGGACTACGCGAAGCATCGCTATCAGTTCGGACATCCGATTATGAATCTGCAGGCGATTCAATTCATGCTGGCGGATATGGCCACCTCGATCGAATCGGCACGCGCGCTGCTTTATCAGACTGCACGACACATCGACGCGGGCAACAAGGACATCTCGCGTTATTCGGCAATGAGCAAGCTCTACGCCTCCGACGTCGCGATGAAGGTCACGACCGACGCCGTGCAGATCTTCGGCGGCTACGGCTACATGCGCGATTATCCGATTGAGAAGTACATGCGCGACGCGAAGATTACGCAAATCTACGAAGGCACCAATCAGATTCAGAGACTCGTTATCGGCAATTCACTGGTGAAAGGTTAGGCAGGCCGCTGTCGTTTCGGTGATACTCTACGAAACAAAAGCGCCTGACGATGGATCGTCAGGCGCTTCTCGCGAAGCAATATTGCTGATTACTTTTTGCGCCTCTTGGAAGAGCTTTCCAAGATCGGAGCGAGGGCATCCACCAGCGTGGGTTCACCGATCTCCTGCAGGTCATACATCACGCGCACGTGCGGCTTAGTAATCTTGATGACGCGACCGAGGTCAATCGGTGTCGCAACGATCACCGAATCCACTTTCGCCTTTGTAATCGTTGCCTCAAGGTCCTTCATCTGCTTTTCCCCGTATCCCATTGCTGGAAGCAGCGAACCAATGCCGGGATAGATCCTGAACGTCTCGGCAATCGAGCCGACCGCGAAGGGACGCGGATCCACCATCTCGGCAGCCCCGTATTTCTTTGCCGCGACCACTCCCGCGCCATACTTCATCTCGCCGTGCGTGCACGTCGGGCCGTCTTCAATCACCAGAACGCGCTTGCCGCGAATCTTCTCGGGGTGTTCAACCTTGATCGGAGAAGCGGCATCGATCACC includes these proteins:
- a CDS encoding acyl-CoA dehydrogenase family protein, translated to MDYFLNEDQLALRDLARKIAEERVRPVAAQYDRDGTFPWDIVKVFAEAGLFGIVIPEEHGGLGMGVLELAVVTEELSKACGGITLALAASALGTFPILLSANEEQQKRYLPDLAEGKYLAAFGLTEPNAGSDAGSMRTRAVRDGDDYILNGSKIFITNGGAAHIYTIIAVTDPTKGSRGTTAFIVQDDYPGFKVGKHEDKMGIRASATNEIIFEDCRVPVANRIGQEGQGFLVAMKTLDKSRPGVAAQALGIAQGAFDLAVDYAKHRYQFGHPIMNLQAIQFMLADMATSIESARALLYQTARHIDAGNKDISRYSAMSKLYASDVAMKVTTDAVQIFGGYGYMRDYPIEKYMRDAKITQIYEGTNQIQRLVIGNSLVKG